Proteins encoded together in one Theileria parva strain Muguga chromosome 3 map unlocalized ctg_530, whole genome shotgun sequence window:
- the typA gene encoding Elongation factor Tu GTP binding domain protein translates to MLLYTHRFLSQLTTINKKCSNFSFRFFSNIRNVAVVAHVDHGKTTLVDQFLKYTGGKLSHTRIMDSHELERERGITILSKVTRINLNNYTLNIIDTPGHSDFGGEVERILNIVDCVCLLVDVVEGPKAQTSFVLRKALENQSMRALVLINKCDRECHKTQNEIENELFDLFLDCNANDEQLEFPILYVSAKDSVVSKSYPLSQSQNYDISHILKTIIEYSPEPKVSTNTDLTFQVSLIDIEEGSYLVTGKVYSGTVSPGSMLYVRDYLGNKKGTTYVKDVFVFVNGKRVKMTDPIFPGDIVTIQCYKGITPQVNDTVSTSIDFEPIPPVKVSDPVISVLISANSSPFSGRDGKFKTTSDIGKRLKREALTNLSLQIQESEDKNSFLVKGRGELQIGILLENMRREGYEMTVSPLSAITFEHEGNIVEALQRMIAYVPSEFSAKVVDNVNSRNMEITKYTELEGSEKYTKLEFEGSTSQMMGLMPVLRDVTRGRGEFNVTMIGYSKAGSKIYNARTTGSLISCNAGTTTAFALDPVMSKGTLFVSEGTHVYQGMVIGESYTDKDLLLNVTRVKPVTGMRNKSHEQSIKIVTRPLNVEQALAFINSTEQLELTPKRISIRKKILNQSC, encoded by the exons ATGTTACTTTATACACATAGATTCCTATCGCAATTAAcaacaataaataaaaaatgtagtaattttagttttcGATTCTTTAGTAATATTCGGAATGTTGCAGTAGTAGCACATGTTGACCATGGGAAAACTACCCTTGTGGACCAATTTTTGAAGTATACAGGAGGGAAATTATCACATACGAGAATAATGGACAGTCATGAATTGGAAAGAGAACGCGgtattacaattttatccaaaGTTACTAGAATAAACTTGAATAACTATACCCTGAATATAATAGATACACCCGGCCATTCTGATTTTGGCGGTGAAGTGGAACGGATTTTAAACATAGTAGATTGCGTATGCTTGCTGGTAGATGTAGTAGAAGGACCTAAAGCTCAGACCAGTTTTGTTTTGAGAAAGGCTctagag aaCCAATCAATGAGGGCATTGGTacttataaataaatgtgatAGAGAATGCCATAAGACTCaaaatgaaattgaaaatgaattatttgatttatttttggATTGCAATGCAAATGATGAGCAGCTGGAGTTTCCAATTTTATACGTTTCTGCCAAGGATTCTGTAGTCTCAAAAAGTTATCCACTTTCTCAAAGTCAAAACTATGATATTTCACACATTTTGAAAACAATAATTGAATATTCTCCAGAACCTAAGGTTTCCACCAATACTGACTTGACATTCCAAGTTAGCCTAATTGACATTGAAGAAGGATCATATTTGGTAACTGGTAAGGTATATAGTGGGACTGTTTCTCCTGGATCCATGCTTTATGTTCGAGATTACCTGGGAAATAAAAAGGGTACAACCTATGTAAAGGATGTTTTCGTCTTCGTTAACGGCAAAAGAGTAAAGATGACTGATCCAATATTCCCTGGAGATATTGTAACAATTCAGTGTTATAAAGGAATAACTCCTCAA gTAAATGATACTGTTAGCACTTCAATAGATTTCGAGCCTATCCCTCCAGTTAAGGTCTCAGACCCAGTGATTTCGGTTCTTATTTCTGCAAACTCAAGTCCATTTTCTGGAAGAGATGGCAAATTTAAAACCACATCAGATATAGGCAAGAGGTTGAAAAGAGAGGCTCTGACAAACCTTTCCTTGCAAATACAGGAGAGTGAAGACAAGAATTCATTCCTTGTTAAGGGTCGGGGTGAGTTACAGATAGGGATACTTTTGGAGAACATGAGAAGGGAAGGATATGAAATGACCGTATCTCCTCTTTCAGCAATTACATTTGAGCATGAAGGAAATATTGTAGAGGCTTTGCAAAGGATGATAGCCTATGTTCCATCAGAGTTTTCAGCCAAGGTGGTTGATAATGTAAACTCAAGAAACATGGAAATTACTAAATACacag AGCTGGAAGGAAGtgaaaaatatacaaaactTGAGTTTGAAGGGAGTACCAGTCAGATGATGGGATTAATGCCAGTACTAAGGGACGTAACTAGGGGGAGAGGAGAATTCAATGTAACAATGATTGGGTATTCAAAAGCTGgaagtaaaatatataacgCTAGAACTACAGGATCACTAATATCATGTAACGCAGGAACCACCACAGCATTTGCCCTAGACCCAGTCATGTCAAAGGGCACCCTGTTTGTTTCAGAAGGGACACATGTGTACCAAGGCATGGTGATAGGAGAGTCTTATACTGACAAAGATTTACTGCTTAACGTTACCAGGGTCAAACCAGTAACTGGAATGAGAAATAAATCACACGAACAAAGTATTAAGATAGTAACTAGGCCACTTAATGTGGAGCAAGCCCTTGCATTCATTAACTCAACTGAGCAACTGGAGTTGACGCCGAAGCGCATATCAATTcgtaaaaaaattttgaatCAATCCTgttga
- a CDS encoding Papain family cysteine protease family protein, which translates to MVDSTFSDPNHRLLDNRFDDVEMSRQYDDESTLVNSFRRVLTKKRVTIICSVVFSLLVVIGVTVTGILVSRAKNVVSFKSSLENHVKSDFKSIDPELMASYVDELTSLYEDRQISSDHVLEFEVMLNFDQFNKDHNRVHASHNERKDRFLTFRTKFLKVKIHQGHETYSREINSFADMTEEEFNKLFPPIKVPESKSTTSHVDRLMARMVSDETYLKNLKKALNTDKDVDPKNITGEGLDWRKADGVSKIKNQGLECGSCWAFASVSSVESLYKIYRNVTLDLSEQELVDCETSSKGCEGGFGDTALKYIQNKGVSTDSEIPYLGKKNNCLVKSIDKTYINYFTIAYGQDVLKKSLVISPTIVYIAASNDLSMYQAGVYNGECGSALNHAVLLVGEGYDEVLDKRYWVIKNSWGPDWGEDGYLRLERTNKGEDKCGILSVGITPGF; encoded by the exons atggttGATTCTACTTTTAGTGATCCCAACCACAGATTGCTCGACAACCGTTTTGACGATGTTGAGATGAGTAGACAGTATGACGACGAATCCACTTTGGTTAATTCGTTTAGACGTGTACTGACTAAGAAGCGTGTGACTATTATATGCAGTGTTGTTTTTTCTTTACTTGTTGTGATTGGTGTTACTGTGACTGGCATATTAGTTTCCAGAGCCAAAAATGTAGTTAGTTTCAAGAGTAGTCTTGAGAACCACGTTAAATCTGATTTCAAATCCATAGACCCAGAGCTTATGGCTTCCTACGTGGATGAGTTAACTAGTTTATATGAGGATCGTCAAATTTCTTCTGACCATGTTCTTGAGTTCGAGGTTATGTTGAACTTCGACCAATTCAACAAGGACCACAACAGAGTCCATGCAAGTCACAATGAACGCAAAGATAGGTTCTTGACATTCAGAACCAAATTCTTGAAGGTTAAAATTCACCAAG gTCACGAGACTTATAGCAGAGAGATCAACTCCTTTGCTGATATGACTGAGGAGGAGTTCAACAAGTTATTTCCACCAATTAAGGTTCCAGAGAGTAAATCAACTACCAGCCACGTCGACCGTCTCATGGCCAGAATGGTTTCTGACGAAACCTACCTGAAAAACCTGAAGAAGGCTTTAAACACTGATAAGGATGTTGaccctaaaaatataacTGGGGAGGGTCTTGATTGGAGAAAGGCCGACGGAGTTAGTAAAATCAAGAACCAGGGCCTTGAATGCGGGTCATGCTGGGCATTTGCAAGCGTCAGTTCCGTTGAAAGTctgtataaaatttaccGAAATGTAACTCTTGACCTGAGTGAACAGGAGTTGGTAGATTGTGAGACCAGTAGCAAGGGTTGTGAGGGAGGTTTTGGTGATACAGCTCTTAAATACATACAGAATAAGGGTGTAAGTACTGATTCTGAAATCCCGTACCTTGGTAAGAAAAACAATTGCCTCGTAAAATCTATTGATAAAACATATATAAACTACTTCACAATCGCATACGGCCAAgatgttttaaaaaaatctcTAGTTATTTCCCCAACAATAGTTTATATTGCAGCTTCAAATGATCTCTCCATGTACCAAGCTGGTGTGTACAACGGGGAATGTGGCTCAGCCCTAAATCACGCTGTACTATTGGTGGGTGAAGGCTACGATGAAGTGTTAGATAAGAGATACTGGGTCATTAAGAACTCTTGGGGTCCAGATTGGGGGGAAGACGGCTATTTGAGATTAGAACGAACCAACAAGGGGGAAGACAAGTGTGGAATCTTATCCGTTGGTATAACACCAGGgttttaa
- the TACP gene encoding Papain family cysteine protease family protein has product MADAVLSNPNQRLVSNRFDDVECHNQASDIEIPSSSFKTILRKRRLIIISTLSLILIAITSTILSAVFIVKANQAKTFKHDLESLIDKEFSFLDADARDKYVDELVTLFKKGYVSDDFRLEFETYLEFEAYNAKYSVKHKNEKERRERFSYFRNDYHDIKSRTGKELYMKEINNYTDMTDKELRLLFPKITNLPKSKKAEVNPVSKINVEMSADYLSSLKAARDGQEVGDVDKITGEGLDWRKANALTYVKDQGTLAPSDWAVTVIDSVESLFKIYNKERSVHLSFQELLNCDFKSQKEGNISSAFDYVSNGISSAFGYPYSGVRSRCKNPSNSKKYEIGSKIFMTGKDVLNKSLVISPTVVAMSMHREFLSYKGGLYDGPCAKSLNHYVLLVGEGYDEDTKSRYFIVKNTLGQNWGENGYARLVRTDEKFDKCDILTVGFNPSFTKVETEEAKKEREKQEAEKRKKDEKARKEEEKKARDAKSAAPKAPAKKPLRK; this is encoded by the coding sequence ATGGCTGATGCAGTTTTGTCTAACCCAAACCAAAGATTGGTGAGCAACAGGTTTGATGATGTGGAGTGTCACAACCAAGCAAGTGATATTGAAATTCCATCCTCTTCTTTCAAGACTATCTTGAGAAAGAGAAGGCTCATTATCATCTCAACCCTCTCACTTATTCTGATTGCTATCACTTCAACTATTCTTTCCGCAGTTTTCATTGTCAAGGCAAACCAAGCAAAGACCTTCAAACATGACCTTGAGTCCCTCATTGACAAGGAATTCAGCTTCTTGGACGCCGATGCAAGGGACAAGTACGTCGATGAATTGGTCACACTCTTCAAAAAGGGCTATGTATCTGATGACTTCAGATTGGAGTTCGAGACCTACCTTGAGTTCGAAGCCTACAATGCCAAGTACTCTGTGAAGCACAAGAACGAGAAGGAACGCAGGGAGAGGTTCTCATACTTCCGCAACGACTACCATGACATCAAGAGCAGAACCGGAAAGGAATTGTACATGAAGGAAATCAACAACTACACTGATATGACCGACAAGGAGCTTCGTCTCTTGTTCCCCAAGATCACCAACTTGCCAAAGTCCAAGAAGGCCGAAGTCAATCCCGTTTCCAAGATCAACGTCGAAATGTCTGCTGACTACTTGTCCAGCTTGAAAGCCGCAAGAGATGGCCAAGAAGTCGGTGACGTTGACAAGATCACTGGTGAAGGTCTCGATTGGAGAAAGGCTAATGCTCTTACCTATGTTAAGGACCAAGGCACCCTCGCTCCATCTGACTGGGCCGTTACTGTCATTGACTCTGTTGAAAGTTTGTTCAAGATCTACAACAAGGAGAGGAGCGTTCACCTCAGCTTCCAAGAACTCTTGAACTGTGACTTCAAATCCCAAAAGGAAGGAAACATCTCCTCTGCCTTTGACTACGTCTCAAACGGTATCTCATCTGCCTTTGGATATCCCTACTCTGGTGTCAGATCAAGGTGCAAAAACCCCTCTAACTCCAAAAAGTATGAGATTGGCTCCAAGATCTTCATGACTGGCAAGGATGTCTTGAACAAATCCCTTGTCATCTCACCAACTGTTGTTGCCATGTCAATGCACAGGGAATTCTTGTCATACAAGGGCGGTCTCTACGACGGACCCTGTGCCAAGTCACTTAACCACTACGTTTTGCTCGTTGGTGAGGGCTATGATGAAGACACCAAATCCAGGTACTTCATTGTAAAGAACACCTTGGGACAAAACTGGGGTGAGAACGGTTATGCCAGACTCGTTAGGACTGACGAAAAATTCGACAAATGCGATATATTGACTGTTGGTTTTAACCCATCCTTCACTAAAGTCGAAACTGAGGAAGCCAAGAAGGAGAGGGAGAAACAAGAAGCTGAGAAGAGAAAGAAGGACGAGAAGGCAAGAAAGGAAGAAGAAAAGAAGGCCAGAGATGCCAAATCCGCCGCTCCTAAAGCTCCCGCAAAAAAACCATTAAgaaagtaa